The proteins below come from a single Mercenaria mercenaria strain notata chromosome 3, MADL_Memer_1, whole genome shotgun sequence genomic window:
- the LOC123523507 gene encoding uncharacterized protein LOC123523507, with product MASVQGFKYLPLGMSFSGILQLAGYVSPGWYRSKSGDYSTQSSLWYRTICTETCETSSLYKDYEGYHPYRPWQIQTTIALLACVVAVICLIKTRNTAGAIMIKWLTNGVYCSLLSGILSLVPAGTVADIVRSSEDENSLFPYSLLLTGLGGSLALVISLISLYYVQSRQTTNEQGVHLSSM from the exons ATGGCATCTGTACAAGGGTTCAAGTATCTCCCACTGGGCATGAGTTTCTCGGGAATTCTGCAGTTAGCTGGATATGTGTCTCCCGGATGGTACAGGTCTAAAAGTGGAGATTACAGCACTCAGTCGAGTCTATGGTATAGAACGATATGTACTGAGACCTGTGAAACAAGCTCTCTTTATAAGG ATTATGAGGGGTATCACCCATATAGGCCATGGCAAATACAAACGACTATCGCTCTGTTAGCATGTGTGGTTGCCGTCATTTGCCTTATAAAGACGAGAAATACAGCTGGTGCGATAATGATAAAGTGGCTCACAAACGGTGTATACTGTTCTTTATTGTCAG GGATCTTGTCTCTAGTGCCAGCGGGAACTGTCGCAGACATTGTGCGTTCTAGTGAGGATGAGAATTCCCTATTTCCGTATTCACTACTTCTAACTGGACTCGGTGGAAGCCTCGCTTTGGTAATATCTCTAATATCTTTATATTATGTGCAGTCGAGGCAGACGACAAATGAACAAGGAGTCCATTTATCCTCAATGTAA